The following are encoded in a window of Castanea sativa cultivar Marrone di Chiusa Pesio chromosome 5, ASM4071231v1 genomic DNA:
- the LOC142633800 gene encoding uncharacterized protein LOC142633800 — MEQPPLPPTTLVFLVFGFAISILAFYVESQSPSDSTSLSPPPPPPPPPPPPSNPPPSPPPPPPPSNPPPSPPPPPPPPPPTPPPPSPSDLTASQPPLPPPLSSDKRPPRSPSAAPPPLMLSLPPHHIFNQNPRSHPRHKQKTLNHGKKIGILFMVIATILQIGVVGFLIFKRRQLLKLKDTF; from the coding sequence ATGGAACAACCACCATTACCACCAACAACCTTGGTGTTCCTAGTTTTTGGCTTTGCCATTAGTATCCTTGCATTCTATGTCGAGTCCCAATCACCATCAGATTCGACCTCTCTttcacctccaccacctccacctccacctccacctccgcCATCAAATCCACCACCttctcctcctccaccacctccgcCATCAAATCCACCACCTTCTCCTCCTCCCCCGCCGCCTCCTCCGCCACCTACACCTCCACCTCCATCTCCATCAGATTTGACAGCTTCGCAGCCTCCTCTGCCACCTCCACTTTCATCAGATAAGAGACCTCCGCGGAGTCCATCGGCAGCTCCACCGCCTCTAATGTTATCTCTACCGCCACACCATATATTTAACCAAAATCCACGTTCACACCCAAGGCATAAACAGAAGACTCTCAATCATGGGAAGAAGATTGGAATATTGTTTATGGTTATCGCCACAATCCTCCAAATTGGTGTGGTGggattcttgattttcaagagAAGGCAGCTACTGAAGCTCAAGGACACATTTTAG